From a single Paenibacillus sp. FSL W8-0426 genomic region:
- a CDS encoding Ger(x)C family spore germination protein produces the protein MKNNGRLKRYAIVLVGLGLLLAGCWDRKEINDLAIVLATGIDYEDGRVELTAQIFIPRKASGGAGGGTGGAGESSPSGVTMVRTAEGSTIAEALNRLQRKVPRNMFWGHCEVVVISEEAGKQGLREYIDFLLRYPQFREHAYVFSSAEPTKELLALLDPLERSSAESLREMANMGLGTRVTVLDLAQSIEGPSRSAILSRMLILPPDPGQSKQTTTPYIKGLSIYKNGRYVRTAKEPLSIGMLLLSNELNNIIMPVELEREKGAFSIRPFEMKTELIPHVKGKDWSMEIKVRSKGEVVLNTTNANLTDPSKMKELEKAWSDRLKALAEEALELAQHELQADLYKFSVEFRRHYPEQWKERHRQWDAVFSNLDVKVDVRARIARTGKSTDPQGITEQSAD, from the coding sequence ATGAAAAATAACGGGAGATTAAAACGATATGCAATCGTTCTAGTCGGTTTAGGCCTGTTGTTGGCCGGTTGCTGGGACCGGAAGGAGATCAATGATTTGGCGATCGTTCTTGCCACAGGCATTGACTATGAAGATGGCAGAGTGGAGCTGACGGCCCAGATTTTCATTCCCCGCAAAGCGAGTGGAGGAGCGGGCGGAGGCACAGGCGGAGCTGGAGAGAGCAGTCCGAGCGGGGTTACCATGGTGCGGACAGCCGAAGGAAGCACTATTGCCGAAGCATTGAACCGGCTGCAGCGAAAGGTCCCCCGAAACATGTTTTGGGGCCACTGCGAGGTTGTTGTCATCAGCGAAGAGGCTGGAAAACAGGGACTGCGGGAATATATCGATTTTTTGCTGCGATATCCGCAGTTCCGCGAGCACGCTTACGTTTTTTCCAGCGCAGAGCCGACCAAGGAATTATTGGCCCTGCTGGACCCGCTCGAAAGAAGCTCTGCCGAATCCTTGCGGGAGATGGCAAACATGGGGCTGGGCACGCGAGTGACCGTGCTGGATTTGGCCCAGTCCATCGAGGGCCCGAGCCGGTCAGCCATTTTGTCCCGGATGCTCATTCTTCCACCTGATCCTGGGCAAAGCAAACAAACGACGACGCCTTACATCAAAGGCCTGAGCATATACAAGAACGGCCGCTATGTCCGGACCGCCAAAGAGCCGCTTAGCATTGGGATGCTGCTGCTGTCCAACGAATTGAATAATATCATCATGCCGGTTGAATTGGAGCGGGAGAAGGGGGCGTTTTCCATCCGTCCTTTCGAAATGAAAACAGAACTGATCCCGCACGTCAAGGGAAAGGACTGGTCCATGGAGATCAAAGTCCGGTCAAAAGGAGAAGTCGTATTGAACACGACCAACGCCAACTTGACCGACCCTTCCAAGATGAAGGAACTCGAAAAGGCTTGGTCAGACAGGCTGAAGGCATTGGCGGAGGAAGCGCTTGAACTTGCCCAGCACGAGCTGCAAGCCGATCTGTATAAATTTTCGGTCGAATTTCGCAGGCACTATCCCGAGCAATGGAAAGAACGACATCGGCAATGGGACGCCGTTTTCTCGAATCTTGATGTGAAGGTCGACGTCCGCGCTCGCATTGCCCGCACGGGGAAATCGACCGATCCTCAAGGAATTACGGAACAAAGTGCCGACTGA